A window of Bacillota bacterium genomic DNA:
TATCCCTCAATTAAACCCTGGCTTTGCAGCCAGGTTCTCAAGTCTGGAACATGTCCGGACCAACCCAAAGCCTCCTCAAGATGGGATGATCTGGTCCATACCCAGCTTTCCAGTTCTGGGTAAATAATTATGGCTGTAGACCGGTTAGCCCATCCATTTTGTTCTAGCTTTTTTTCAACTTCAGCTTCCAGAACCTCACGGGGTTTTTCGTCTTGACCGCAGCCTTCATGATCGAAGATAACGATGGCATAATCGGTAAGAATTTATAAAAGACCTCAAGAAATCACTGCTGTGTAATAGGCAGCCGGGATCACGTTGCGGATGAATGTAGCAATCATAGGAGATTGGTCTGATTCCCAAGGCTTGATGGCGATTTAACAAGCCATTCAGGCCCATGGCAGTGTTTTTGTCGGCGACGAGAAGAAACAAGTCTTTTATAGCAGATGCTACATTCAACTCAAAACCCCTCCGGCAAAGAGTGTCCCCAAATTAGTTTCACCGCGCCAATCCCTGAGTCTCGGGTGTTCGATGCCGAGCACGATATCAGTGGCACCCTCCGGTGTTTTGGCGAAACAGAGTACATCTTCAGGTTTGGCCAGGCTTAATATTACCGGCGAGTGGGTGGCCAGCAATATTTGAGCATCATAAACAGACGATAAGGACTGGTACATCGTTTCCACAGCCTGTGGGTGGATGCCGTTTTCGGGCTCTTCAATCAGATAAATCCCCTCGAAATCAGTTAAATAAGCAGGAAGGGTCAATGCCAGCAGACGTAAAGTACCGTCAGAAGCCATCCAGGAGGGGACTTTCAGACTACCCTGATAACAGAGCACCACATAGCGGTGTTTATCATCGCTGCGTTCAATAGTTTGAATGTCTTGGAGGTCCGGGAGAGCGGTTTGTAGATGGGCGATCCAGTCCCGGTATCTATCTGGTGACACCTCTTTCAGACGGTTAATTACCCATGGCAAATTGGACCCGTCCGGCTTGAAGGTGCGAGACTGCCCCGGGGGACTGGCTTTACGAATTAGCATGCTGTTTAAAACGAATTGTTGCACACCGGCGGTGAGCACACCTTTAAGCCAGGAAGTTACCGGAAATTTAGATTTATCCTCTGGGAGATTTCCCAAAGCGGATTTGTGAGGCCCCAGTTTGAATGAAGGTGCCCAGCCCTTACCTGGACCGCGATATAGTTCAGAATAAAAATTATCGTTGCCGCCAAGCACTTTGTTGATGATTGTCCGGTATTTCTTGACTTTTTTGGGGGTCATTATAGTGCCCGGTACTTCCCTAAGGACAGGAAATAGGGTTCTTTGATATGACTTGTCCGGTTGTTTGTATTTTAGCAAAGCCTTTTCCGATTGGATGATTGTTTCACCGTGTTCATTTTCTCCGATACGAACCTCATAACGAACTGTATCATAACTATTTTTACCTAGCAGTTCTTTTAATTTTTCGGGAATCTGCGCTTCTATGGCCAGTTCAAAAAAGCGGTCGGTTTCCGACCTTCTCCAGATTAAATCCTGAAAGTTGTGAGTCCTTCCACTGATTGCGGCGTCAAGCCCATTGGAAACAAGTGTTTCCAAAAAAGAGACAATATCTAGAAAAGTGGTTTTCCCGCTGGCGTTGGGACCCACTAGTACGTGAAAGGGTTTTAGAGGCTGGTGTATATAGCGCAGGCAGCGATAATTCAAGGCTTCAATTAAGGTTATCATCTACAGCACCTACTTTGGTAGATATAATCTTATTGTCTTCCTTTGAAGATAGCACAAAAAGCCGTTACAGTTCTTTTAAAAACTTTCCGCCCGCCAGGTTATAACACCCACCCGGGCATTGTTTTTCTGCCGGAAGATGCCATCTACAACCCGTTCCTGGACATGCCTGGCAATCGTATCCCTGACTTCCGGATTGATCGAGGCGAAGGATGATAACCCCAGGATGTCGGCAGTAAAATAATATCCGGATTTAAAGCTAATATCTGTTCTGCAGATATGGCATTCCATGTCCTCCTTTACTTCTGTAAGCATTTCTGGCATTAACAATTGATTCCAAATATACTGACTCCGGGTTTTCCAAGCCCAGCACACTACCGGAACCGCCCTTTTCTCTGGCTACTCGTGACAATCCCAGTAAAAGCACTGTCCCAAAAATCAAAAAAAGACCATGGAGAATCTCGCCTCTGCTTCTGCAGGGCTGGATACCTTCATGGTCTCACTGTCGGCTAAAATTTATATTTGTTTATTTTTTTCTTCGACGCCGTCCGGTAAAATCCTCTCCGGGTAATTCCGCCCTCGAAAATACTTCACGGCAACAGGCAGGTTGTTCCGTCTCCACCTGCGTCAATGTAGACACAGTAAGGCATGCTATAAGCGAAAAGGGGGACTGGTATGGTTTTACTAAAATAAAAAATCCCGGCACCTGAATGCCGAGATTTTTAAGTTAGTAAATCCATTTCTTTTTGATATTATGTGTACTCAAAAGAAATAACCATAGACTAAAGCCCAGCAGAACTAAAAAGCTTATCCAAGGAGCAATAAAACCATCCCCGTTAATTGATGTCTTCAATATATCAGCACCATAAGTTAATGGCAAGATGTATGAAATCGGCCTTACCAATGCAGGTAGGTTTTGTATTGGGATGAATAAGCCGCATAGGAACATCATGGGAAAGCGAAAGAAGTTTGAAAATGTTTGGGCTTCAAAAACCTCACTTACAGAAACTGAAATGAATAGTCCAAGTAAAGTGGATGTTACTGCAATTAGGAGTACACTGGAAAGCGCAGTCATCCAGTTTATACCAGAGAGATTGACCATGAACGAAGCGAAGATTGCAGGGATAAGGGCATTCAATACACCGAAAAATATCGCCCCCGTTGTCTTAGCCAGCATTAAAAGGTTTAAGCTGATAGGCGCAAGCAATAATCTCTCAAAGGAACGGCTTCTCCGTTCAAAGGTTATGGTAACAGCAAGCATTGAGGTGGTTCCGAATAGTACAGATAAAGACATTACACCTGGTAGGATTCCTCTAATATCTACTGCACTTTCCGATCTCAGGAAGAACATAAGGGCCCAGGCAAATGGGAAAATAATTCCCCAGCTAATATTCGGTGGCTTTAAATAATAGTTTTTCATATCCTTCATTAGTATATTCCAAAACGCAATCCACGATTTCATTTCCTGCCGCCCTCCTTTTCCTTCTTCATCTTTTCAAGTTCTATGCCTGTAACCTTTACAAACACTTCTTCCAGGGAAGGCCGAACAATCTTCGCCTCATGTACCATCATGTTATTCTCCTCAAAGAACTTCATAAAGGGTATCAGATTCACTTTGGATGGCGATTGGATTTTTACGACAGTATCCCCCAGAACGCTGACGGTGTAATCACTAAATTGGCTTTTTAGTGCATCCTTTACGTTAAGCACGCCGCCTTGTAAAGTAAATTGTACAGTATTCTCATTTTGGGTCTCCTGCATAAGCTCATCGAGGGCTCCCAGCCTTACAATCCTTCCGTCAACAATAAAGCCTACTCTGTGGCACAGTCTTTCGGCTTCTTCTATGTAGTGGGTGGTAAGAAATATGGTGGTGCCTTTTTCGTTAAGGCTTAGGATAAGTTTTCGTATCTGTCTTGCGCTTTCAACAGCATCAATTCCCGTGGTCGG
This region includes:
- a CDS encoding ABC transporter permease, which produces MKSWIAFWNILMKDMKNYYLKPPNISWGIIFPFAWALMFFLRSESAVDIRGILPGVMSLSVLFGTTSMLAVTITFERRSRSFERLLLAPISLNLLMLAKTTGAIFFGVLNALIPAIFASFMVNLSGINWMTALSSVLLIAVTSTLLGLFISVSVSEVFEAQTFSNFFRFPMMFLCGLFIPIQNLPALVRPISYILPLTYGADILKTSINGDGFIAPWISFLVLLGFSLWLFLLSTHNIKKKWIY
- a CDS encoding AAA family ATPase, whose amino-acid sequence is MITLIEALNYRCLRYIHQPLKPFHVLVGPNASGKTTFLDIVSFLETLVSNGLDAAISGRTHNFQDLIWRRSETDRFFELAIEAQIPEKLKELLGKNSYDTVRYEVRIGENEHGETIIQSEKALLKYKQPDKSYQRTLFPVLREVPGTIMTPKKVKKYRTIINKVLGGNDNFYSELYRGPGKGWAPSFKLGPHKSALGNLPEDKSKFPVTSWLKGVLTAGVQQFVLNSMLIRKASPPGQSRTFKPDGSNLPWVINRLKEVSPDRYRDWIAHLQTALPDLQDIQTIERSDDKHRYVVLCYQGSLKVPSWMASDGTLRLLALTLPAYLTDFEGIYLIEEPENGIHPQAVETMYQSLSSVYDAQILLATHSPVILSLAKPEDVLCFAKTPEGATDIVLGIEHPRLRDWRGETNLGTLFAGGVLS
- a CDS encoding ABC transporter ATP-binding protein translates to MNMLEVKNLTKDYGGFRAVKGVDFFIKKGEIFGFLGPNGAGKTTTINMLTGLARPTSGSINLAGEDGVKNIKKIQQIIGIVPDESNLYDEMNGFENLIFCAALYGMEKNKREKRAKELLEQFGLADTGKKPFKAYSKGMKRKLTITAGIIHEPQILFLDEPTTGIDAVESARQIRKLILSLNEKGTTIFLTTHYIEEAERLCHRVGFIVDGRIVRLGALDELMQETQNENTVQFTLQGGVLNVKDALKSQFSDYTVSVLGDTVVKIQSPSKVNLIPFMKFFEENNMMVHEAKIVRPSLEEVFVKVTGIELEKMKKEKEGGRK